From the Chloroflexota bacterium genome, the window ACATGAAGTTGAAGTTGCACGTGATCAGCACGACGGACAGGATCTCCTCGTCCGTCAGCCCCAGCGCGCGCAGCGCGTTCACGTCCGCCTTCTTCATCGCCCACGGCTCGCGCGTCAGCTTCACCGCGAAGTCCAGCATCCCCCGCGTCTGTGCGTCCAGGTCCGCCTGCCTGTAATCGTGCATGATGTGGCTCGCAAGCTCCGGGTCGTCCGAGTGCTGACGGAGGAACCCTCCGTGCGACATCGTTCAGTACCGGCATTCCAGCGCCGCAGCCGTCGCCGTCGCGATGGCCTCTTCCTGCACCCGCGTCAGGCAGGATGCGCCAAAGGTGATCGCCATGTTGTTGGCGCCCACGGCCTCCTGCGCCTTTGGGTTGATCGACAACACTTCCATGATGGGCGGCTTGCCGCTTCTCTCCTCTCGAATCCAGGACATCGTCACCCTCCTCCAGCGTTCCGCTCATGGTACACCAACCGTCCCCCCGGAACCGCTCCGCGACGCCTGTAGTCGACATAAGCTGAACCAATTGGGCCCAAATACCCAAATTAGCTACAGATTCCCCTCCATCAAGGCCAAAAAGCTGTTGACAAACCCATAGCTAGACGATATTGTCGCAGCTACTCCCTAACGTTAGAAGGAGGGTCAACTATGGAAGCCTACTGCTTCAAGTGCCGAACGAAGCGAGAGATCTCCGGCGCAACGGCTGTCACCCTGAAGAACGGCCGACCCGCGACGCAGGGCACCTGCGGCACCTGTGGGACCAAGCTCTTCCGCATCGGCAAGAGCTAGTTCGCGTCCCATGGAGCCTGAAAGGGCTCCATTGATTAACAGG encodes:
- a CDS encoding DUF5679 domain-containing protein — protein: MEAYCFKCRTKREISGATAVTLKNGRPATQGTCGTCGTKLFRIGKS